One genomic segment of Mycolicibacterium psychrotolerans includes these proteins:
- the ffh gene encoding signal recognition particle protein translates to MFESLSDRLTGALTGLRGKGRLTDADIDATAREIRLALLEADVSLPVVRQFVSHIKDRAKGAEVSGALNPAQQVVKIVNEELITILGGQTRQLAFARTPPTVIMLAGLQGSGKTTLAGKLAKWLKAQGHTPLLVACDLQRPGAVNQLQIVGERAGVHVFAPHPGTAPGADEVKGTADPVAVAAAGLAEAKAKHYDVVIVDTAGRLGIDETLMSQAAAIRDAVSPDETLFVLDAMIGQDAVTTADAFREGVGFTGVVLTKLDGDARGGAALSVREVTGVPILFASSGEKLEDFDVFHPDRMASRILGMGDVLSLIEAAEQHFDAEQAEATAAKIGSGELTLEDFLEQMLMIRKMGPIGNLLGMLPGAGQMKDALAAVDDSQLDRVQAIIRGMTPAERADPKIINASRRLRIANGSGVTVSEVNQLVDRFFDARKMMSQMAGQMGMPFGRKNSRKAGKGKNKQAGKKGRKGPTPPKNRNPLGAGMPGMPAGFPDLSNMPKGLDELPPGLADIDLSKLKFPKN, encoded by the coding sequence GTGTTTGAATCCCTGTCCGACCGGTTGACCGGTGCGCTGACGGGCCTGCGGGGCAAGGGCCGGCTGACCGATGCCGACATCGATGCCACCGCCCGCGAGATCCGGTTGGCGCTGCTGGAAGCCGACGTCTCCCTGCCCGTCGTGCGCCAGTTCGTCTCGCACATCAAGGACCGCGCCAAGGGCGCCGAGGTGTCGGGCGCGCTGAATCCCGCCCAGCAGGTCGTCAAGATCGTCAACGAGGAGCTCATCACCATCCTCGGTGGCCAGACGCGGCAGCTGGCGTTCGCGCGGACCCCTCCGACGGTCATCATGCTGGCCGGCCTGCAGGGCTCCGGTAAGACCACGCTGGCCGGCAAGCTCGCGAAGTGGCTGAAGGCTCAGGGGCACACCCCGCTTCTGGTGGCGTGCGACCTGCAGCGCCCCGGCGCGGTCAACCAGCTGCAGATCGTCGGCGAGCGGGCCGGCGTGCACGTGTTCGCGCCGCACCCGGGCACCGCGCCCGGCGCCGATGAGGTGAAGGGCACCGCCGACCCCGTCGCGGTGGCTGCCGCCGGCCTGGCCGAGGCCAAGGCCAAGCACTACGACGTCGTGATCGTCGACACCGCGGGCCGGTTGGGTATCGACGAGACTCTGATGAGCCAGGCCGCGGCGATCCGCGACGCCGTCTCGCCCGACGAGACCCTGTTCGTGCTCGACGCGATGATCGGTCAGGACGCCGTCACCACGGCCGATGCGTTCCGCGAGGGCGTCGGTTTCACCGGTGTGGTGCTGACCAAACTCGATGGCGACGCCCGCGGTGGTGCCGCACTGTCGGTCCGGGAAGTCACCGGCGTGCCGATCCTGTTCGCGTCCAGCGGCGAGAAGCTCGAGGACTTCGACGTCTTCCATCCCGACCGGATGGCCAGCCGGATCCTCGGCATGGGCGACGTGCTGAGTCTGATCGAGGCGGCCGAACAGCATTTCGACGCCGAACAGGCCGAGGCGACGGCCGCCAAGATCGGCAGTGGTGAGCTCACGCTCGAGGACTTCCTCGAGCAGATGCTGATGATCCGCAAGATGGGCCCGATCGGCAATCTGCTCGGCATGCTGCCCGGCGCAGGGCAGATGAAGGACGCGCTGGCAGCGGTCGACGACAGCCAGCTCGATCGCGTGCAGGCCATCATCCGCGGCATGACCCCGGCCGAGCGTGCCGATCCGAAGATCATCAACGCCTCGCGCAGGCTGCGCATCGCCAACGGCTCCGGTGTGACGGTTTCGGAGGTCAACCAGCTGGTCGACCGGTTCTTCGACGCCCGCAAGATGATGTCGCAGATGGCCGGTCAGATGGGGATGCCGTTCGGCCGCAAGAACTCTCGCAAGGCGGGCAAGGGCAAGAACAAGCAGGCGGGCAAGAAGGGGCGCAAAGGCCCCACGCCGCCGAAGAACCGCAATCCGCTTGGCGCCGGGATGCCGGGGATGCCCGCAGGATTCCCCGACCTGTCGAACATGCCCAAGGGTCTCGACGAGCTTCCGCCGGGCCTTGCCGACATCGATCTGTCGAAGCTGAAGTTCCCCAAGAACTGA
- a CDS encoding molybdopterin-dependent oxidoreductase: MTAIDVPLTTSRPDSGPSRGSTTHISQCTLCEAHCGLHVTVTDGQVTRIEGNPDDVLSHGYICPKATAMGGLHDDPDRLRTPLRRVGDRFEPVGWDEAFAEIGQRLRAVRASTGSRSLGMYLGNPAAHSSGAAYGFLLRLALRTPNFFTASSIDQMPHEFAAWKVFGSNALIPVTDIDRTQRLMILGANPAVSNGSLSIMPGAKRRIRAVRERGGTVVVVDPRRTETARLADQHVAVRPGGDLFLLLGMLHVLLAEKLCDTRAIAAQTTGIAELADLVADATPEAMAPRAGIPAEVIRTLAREHAAAESAAIYARIGICQQPTGTLVSWLVMVINTVTGNLDRAGGTMFTTPVADVPRLAKRLPFRPGRYTDRSGRYGSFRSELPAVIMADEMLTPGPGQIRAMITYAGNPVSSIPQRGRLDEALASLDLYVAVDMYVTETTRHAHFILPPVSPLEREDVSLLTPVFQVRNAVRYQHRSFDPPPGSFEDWEILTRLALELLPGPARRMLTPIRSRLVSAIDPLRVAALAVATGPHGRLRRGRAGITMRDVRTSPGGVDLGPLRPRLREVIATADRRVHLAPSEFVAAAGAHLRDSGGHARDSSDGFDLQLIGRRQLKSNNSWLHNVPTMTGGSNRCSVLMHPDDAGARGLADGETVRVASAVGHIEVPVDITVDIRAGTVAVPHGWGHRGTGWRHARTLAGANVNALHDPDLVDAFTGTAAVNGTWVSVTPVD, translated from the coding sequence GTGACAGCGATCGACGTCCCTCTCACCACCTCGCGCCCGGACTCCGGACCCTCCCGGGGTTCCACCACCCACATCAGCCAGTGCACGCTGTGCGAGGCGCACTGCGGCCTGCACGTCACCGTCACCGACGGCCAGGTCACCCGCATCGAGGGCAATCCCGACGACGTCCTGTCCCACGGCTACATCTGTCCCAAGGCCACCGCGATGGGCGGGCTGCACGACGACCCGGACCGCCTGCGCACCCCGCTGCGCCGGGTCGGCGACCGGTTCGAGCCGGTCGGCTGGGACGAGGCGTTCGCCGAGATCGGGCAGCGCCTGCGCGCGGTCCGCGCGAGCACCGGCAGCCGCTCGCTGGGCATGTACCTGGGAAACCCGGCGGCCCACAGCTCGGGGGCGGCGTACGGGTTCCTGCTGCGGCTGGCGCTGCGCACGCCCAACTTCTTCACCGCATCGTCGATCGACCAGATGCCCCACGAGTTCGCGGCGTGGAAGGTGTTCGGGTCCAACGCGCTGATCCCCGTCACCGACATCGACCGCACGCAGCGCTTGATGATCCTCGGAGCCAACCCGGCGGTGTCCAACGGATCGCTGTCCATCATGCCGGGCGCCAAACGACGGATCCGCGCCGTCCGCGAGCGCGGCGGCACCGTCGTCGTCGTGGACCCCCGCCGCACCGAGACTGCCCGCCTGGCCGACCAGCACGTCGCGGTGCGGCCCGGCGGCGACCTGTTCCTGTTGCTGGGGATGCTGCACGTGCTGCTCGCCGAAAAGCTCTGCGACACCCGCGCCATCGCCGCGCAGACCACCGGGATCGCCGAGCTCGCCGACCTCGTCGCCGACGCCACCCCGGAGGCGATGGCCCCCCGGGCGGGAATCCCCGCCGAGGTCATCCGCACGCTGGCCCGCGAGCACGCCGCCGCCGAGTCCGCGGCGATCTATGCGCGGATCGGCATCTGCCAGCAGCCGACGGGCACGCTGGTCAGCTGGCTGGTGATGGTCATCAACACCGTCACGGGCAACCTGGACCGCGCGGGCGGCACCATGTTCACCACCCCCGTGGCCGACGTGCCCCGCCTGGCCAAGCGCCTGCCTTTCCGGCCGGGTCGCTATACCGACCGGTCGGGCCGCTACGGGTCGTTCCGGTCGGAGCTGCCCGCCGTCATCATGGCCGACGAGATGCTGACCCCCGGTCCGGGCCAGATCCGGGCGATGATCACCTACGCGGGCAACCCGGTGTCGTCCATCCCCCAGCGCGGTCGGCTCGACGAGGCGCTGGCGTCGCTGGACCTGTATGTGGCGGTCGACATGTACGTCACCGAGACCACGCGCCACGCCCACTTCATCCTGCCGCCGGTGTCGCCGCTGGAACGCGAGGACGTCAGCCTGCTGACCCCGGTGTTCCAGGTGCGCAACGCCGTTCGCTACCAACACCGTTCGTTCGATCCGCCGCCCGGCTCCTTCGAGGACTGGGAGATCCTGACGCGGCTCGCCCTCGAGCTGTTGCCGGGGCCTGCGCGGAGAATGCTGACGCCGATACGCTCGCGGCTCGTCTCCGCCATCGATCCGCTGCGCGTGGCGGCTCTCGCCGTGGCGACCGGCCCGCACGGGCGGCTCCGCAGGGGCCGCGCCGGCATCACGATGCGGGACGTCCGCACGAGCCCGGGGGGTGTGGACCTCGGTCCGCTCCGCCCGCGCCTGCGCGAGGTGATCGCCACTGCCGACCGGCGGGTCCATCTGGCGCCATCGGAGTTCGTCGCCGCCGCCGGCGCGCATCTGCGCGACAGCGGCGGGCACGCCAGGGACAGCTCCGACGGCTTCGATCTTCAGCTGATCGGCCGCCGGCAGCTCAAGAGCAACAACTCATGGCTGCACAACGTGCCGACGATGACCGGCGGCAGCAACCGGTGCTCGGTGTTGATGCACCCGGATGACGCCGGCGCCCGCGGACTGGCCGACGGCGAGACCGTGCGCGTCGCCTCGGCTGTCGGACACATCGAGGTGCCGGTGGACATCACGGTGGACATCCGCGCGGGAACCGTTGCGGTGCCCCATGGTTGGGGCCACCGCGGCACCGGTTGGCGCCATGCGCGCACCTTGGCCGGCGCCAACGTCAATGCGCTGCACGATCCGGATCTGGTGGACGCGTTCACCGGTACCGCGGCCGTCAACGGCACCTGGGTGTCGGTCACCCCCGTCGACTAG